The Deltaproteobacteria bacterium genomic sequence ACCAAAATCTTGCCACGAGCATCTACTTTAGCGCCGCAAGAATTTAGTAACGGGTTTGCCATTGGTCCTGAGAAGCCCATTGCCAATAGAACCAGATCAGCGTCAAACTGAAGTTCTGTTTCGAGCTCCATGCTTTTTCCATGAAGCCGCTGAACCGAATCGCCGTCACCCGTGAACATGGTCGTCATAAAGCCCCACTCACGAAGTCCTCCCTCCTCATGGGCATGGGAAGTTCTAAGTTTCATAGGCCATGTGGGCCACGGTGTTTCTTTGGCGCGCATTAAAGGAGGCTTTTGAAGTATCTCAAATTGCAAAACGCTTTTTGCTCCCTGACGAAGCGCCGTACCAAGACAGTCAGAACCTGTGTCACCGCCTCCAAGTATGATCACTCGTTTGCCACTCGCTGAGATCTTTGGCTGTCTCGGTCCTTCGCCGGAAACGGATTGATTTTGCTGAATTAAAAAATCCATCGCGAAATGGATTCCTTTTAACTCTCGCCCTGGTACTTCAAGGTCACGTGGACGCTCGGCACCAATTGCTAGGCAAACCGCATCGTTTTCAGCGCGAAGATCGGAAAACGAAATGTCCTGCCCAACTGAAATACCGGTCCGAAACTCTACACCCTCTTCCTCTAGCTGCTGCAACCGACGATCAAGCAAAGACTTTTCAAATTTAAAATCAGGAATTCCGTACCGAAGCAATCCTCCGATTTTCTGCGCCTTTTCAAACACCGTTACAGTATGACCAGCACGAACCAACTCCTGCGCCGCTGTAAGACCAGCAGGTCCCGAACCAACGATCGCAATCTTTCGTCCCGTCGGCTTGGTCGCTTTGATAGGCTTGATCCAGCCATTTGCGAACCCGCGATCGATAATGCTCTCTTCGATCGCCTTGATTGAAACCGGTTCGGCAATCACGCCCAGCACGCAAGCGCTTTCACAAGGTGCCGGGCAAAGCTTGCCAGTAAACTCTGGAAAATTATTGGTGGCGTGCAGACGCTCGAGCGCACTTTTCCAATCTCCCTCTGCTGCAAGTGTGTTCCATTCCGGAATATAATTATGAAGTGGACATCCAGTATCGCTTTGGCAGAAGGGAACGCCACAATCCATGCAACGGCTGCCCTGCTCTTTCAGGACTTCATCGCTAAAGACAGTCGTAAATTCGAGAAGGTCAGATTTGCGGATCGCGGCACTTCGTTTTTCAAGTTCACGGCGCGGATTGACTAAGAATGCGGTGAGAGACGGTTTCTTCTTAATCACTGATTCTGCCTGCTCGCAAAAGTTTTCCATACTCAAATGGCAACACACGAATCCACTGCGAAAGATTTTGCGTCCAATCTCTCAAAAGTGCTTCCGCTTTGACACTCGATGTTTCCTGCCAGTGTAAACGAATGAGCCCCAACAATCGCTGCTCTTCTTCAGGATCGTTCAATTCTTCGATTGTCTGCAGTTCAACCATCGCCGAGTTGCATCGATCTTTAAACCGAGAATCTTCATCGAACACATAGGCCACTCCGCCGCTCATTCCTGCGGCGAAATTTCGCCCAGTCAAACCAAGTACCGCAACAATTCCGCCCGTCATGTATTCACAACCATGATCGCCAACTCCCTCAACAACGCAAGTTGCGCCGCTATTGCGAACCGCAAATCGTTCGCCAGCCAAACCCGCGATCAAGGCCGTGCCAGACGTTGCACCATATAAGCAAGTATTGCCCGCAATTACTTCTCCAGCACCGGTTGCATAAGGCCGAACAACGACCTTGCCGCCGCTAAGCCCCTTGCCAAGATAATCATTAGTCTCGCCGACTAGCCGAAGGGTCAATCCTGACGCCAAAAATGCGGCAAACGACTGGCCGGATGATCCAGTAAATGAAAGATCAATTGTTCCCTTCGGCAATCCTACCGCGCCATATCTTC encodes the following:
- a CDS encoding glutamate synthase subunit beta, with the protein product MENFCEQAESVIKKKPSLTAFLVNPRRELEKRSAAIRKSDLLEFTTVFSDEVLKEQGSRCMDCGVPFCQSDTGCPLHNYIPEWNTLAAEGDWKSALERLHATNNFPEFTGKLCPAPCESACVLGVIAEPVSIKAIEESIIDRGFANGWIKPIKATKPTGRKIAIVGSGPAGLTAAQELVRAGHTVTVFEKAQKIGGLLRYGIPDFKFEKSLLDRRLQQLEEEGVEFRTGISVGQDISFSDLRAENDAVCLAIGAERPRDLEVPGRELKGIHFAMDFLIQQNQSVSGEGPRQPKISASGKRVIILGGGDTGSDCLGTALRQGAKSVLQFEILQKPPLMRAKETPWPTWPMKLRTSHAHEEGGLREWGFMTTMFTGDGDSVQRLHGKSMELETELQFDADLVLLAMGFSGPMANPLLNSCGAKVDARGKILVDEFNMTSIDGVFAAGDVNRGASLIVWAIAEGRKTATSISSYLESAQRVKSFNGIREVQR